Proteins co-encoded in one Deltaproteobacteria bacterium genomic window:
- the argF gene encoding ornithine carbamoyltransferase: protein MKKDILKISDLNRDDIVSLVTRAVELKKMQGGGEQYRPLVGKTLAMIFQKSSTRTRVSFEVGMTQLGGNALFLSPQDTQIGRGELIKDTARVLSRYVDGILIRTFSQDEVEELAYHSSVPVINGLSDLHHPCQILGDLMTAHERGKDLFHMKVCYLGDGNNVANSWVEAAALIGFRLVVACPKGYEPHHSVLDFAGQNESVSIERDPIRGVENADILYTDVWISMGQEDEVAKREDDFSRFQLNSAVVDAADPAAIVMHCLPAYRGKEITDEVMEGEKSVVFDQAENRLHIQKALLERVLA from the coding sequence ATGAAGAAGGATATCCTGAAAATCTCCGATTTGAATCGGGATGATATCGTCTCCCTCGTCACGAGAGCGGTGGAGCTGAAGAAAATGCAGGGAGGGGGGGAACAGTACCGTCCTCTCGTGGGAAAGACCCTGGCCATGATATTCCAGAAATCGTCAACGAGGACACGGGTGTCTTTTGAGGTGGGGATGACCCAGCTTGGCGGAAACGCCCTGTTTCTCAGCCCTCAGGACACGCAGATTGGAAGGGGCGAATTGATAAAGGACACTGCCAGGGTGCTGTCGAGATATGTGGACGGCATCTTGATAAGGACATTTTCACAGGATGAGGTGGAGGAGCTGGCGTACCATTCATCCGTCCCCGTCATCAACGGGCTGTCAGATTTACATCATCCCTGTCAGATACTCGGAGACCTCATGACGGCGCACGAGCGCGGCAAGGACCTCTTCCACATGAAGGTCTGCTATCTCGGCGATGGCAACAATGTGGCCAACTCGTGGGTTGAAGCGGCGGCGTTAATCGGATTCAGGCTGGTCGTTGCCTGTCCAAAAGGGTATGAGCCCCATCACTCCGTTCTCGATTTTGCTGGGCAAAACGAATCGGTTTCTATCGAGCGGGATCCGATCAGAGGCGTTGAGAATGCCGATATCCTCTACACGGACGTGTGGATCAGCATGGGCCAGGAAGATGAGGTCGCCAAAAGAGAGGATGATTTTTCGCGCTTCCAGCTAAACAGCGCGGTCGTGGATGCAGCCGATCCGGCGGCGATTGTGATGCACTGCCTCCCCGCTTACCGGGGAAAGGAAATAACCGACGAGGTGATGGAGGGGGAGAAGTCCGTGGTCTTTGACCAGGCGGAAAACCGCCTCCATATTCAGAAAGCGCTGCTGGAGAGGGTATTGGCGTAA
- a CDS encoding argininosuccinate synthase produces MDQVRKVVLAYSGGLDTSVILRWLLETYRCEVIAFVADLGQGEELDGVEEKALKTGASKVYVEDVREEFVRDYVFPALKANAVYESYYLLGTSLARPLIAKKQIEIARKEGADAVSHGATGKGNDQVRFELAYYALEPRIRVIAPWREWNLRSRTDLIRYAESYSIPIPVTQEKPYSSDRNLMHVSFEGGILEDPEKEPPEDMYIMTVSPQKAPDAPQEVSIEFDAGVPVGVDGERRKPHEILAYLNELGGKHGIGRADVVENRYVGMKSRGVYETPGGTILFHGHKHLESITLDREVMHLRDSLVTRFSELIYNGYWFSPEMDVMRTLVDQTQGDVTGSVRLKLYKGNVIVCGRRSPNSLYRADYATFEEEEVYDQKDAEGFIKINSLRLKIRKS; encoded by the coding sequence ATGGATCAGGTCAGGAAGGTTGTGCTTGCATATTCTGGAGGCCTTGACACATCGGTGATCTTGCGATGGCTTCTGGAAACCTATCGATGCGAGGTCATCGCATTCGTGGCAGACCTCGGTCAGGGCGAGGAACTCGATGGAGTGGAGGAGAAAGCGCTGAAAACGGGCGCATCGAAGGTGTACGTGGAGGACGTGCGGGAGGAGTTCGTGAGGGATTATGTCTTTCCCGCCCTGAAAGCGAACGCCGTCTACGAATCCTACTATCTTCTGGGCACATCCCTTGCCAGGCCCCTCATCGCAAAAAAACAGATAGAGATCGCGAGAAAGGAGGGTGCCGATGCTGTATCCCACGGGGCTACGGGGAAGGGGAACGACCAGGTGAGGTTCGAGCTGGCCTATTACGCCCTCGAGCCCAGGATACGGGTCATCGCTCCCTGGAGGGAGTGGAACTTGAGGTCACGGACCGACCTCATCCGCTATGCCGAAAGCTATTCCATCCCCATCCCGGTTACGCAGGAAAAACCCTATTCCTCCGACAGGAATCTTATGCATGTGAGCTTTGAGGGGGGAATTCTTGAAGACCCGGAGAAAGAGCCGCCGGAGGATATGTACATCATGACTGTTTCACCCCAGAAAGCCCCCGATGCCCCCCAGGAGGTTTCGATAGAATTTGATGCGGGGGTACCCGTGGGCGTTGATGGGGAAAGAAGAAAGCCCCACGAGATCCTGGCATATCTGAACGAGCTCGGCGGGAAGCATGGAATCGGAAGGGCCGATGTCGTCGAGAACCGGTACGTGGGAATGAAGTCGAGGGGGGTGTACGAAACACCGGGCGGAACCATACTGTTTCACGGGCACAAACACCTCGAGTCGATCACCCTGGACAGGGAGGTGATGCACCTCAGGGATTCCCTCGTCACGAGATTTTCAGAGCTCATCTACAACGGCTACTGGTTCTCCCCCGAAATGGACGTCATGAGGACACTCGTAGATCAAACACAGGGGGATGTCACCGGATCGGTGAGGCTGAAACTGTACAAGGGGAACGTCATCGTCTGCGGCAGGAGATCTCCAAACTCCCTCTACAGAGCGGATTATGCCACATTCGAGGAGGAGGAGGTATACGACCAGAAGGATGCGGAAGGGTTTATCAAGATAAACTCGCTCAGGCTCAAGATCAGAAAATCGTAG
- the argH gene encoding argininosuccinate lyase, with protein MSRKFWDGRFSGKTSRFLEEFTASIQSDVRMYREDIEGSIAHVKMLGRQGIIAAKEARAIERGLREILKEFSEGKIEVDPSSEDIHMYVERALHDKIGEVAGKLHTARSRNDQVATDLRLFLARVTDEIVNLVEGLQLKLAETGYRYRSVIMPAYTHLQRAQPVLFAHHLLAYYEMLARDRERFFQAKERILTLPLGSAACTGTSFNIDRDYVRRELGFRKITENSVDAVSDRDFVLEFLFTCSVLMMHLSRLCEEIVIWSSSEFGFIELPDDLCTGSSIMPQKKNPDMAELVRGKTGRVYGSLVSLLTVMKGLPLSYNRDLQEDKPPLFDTIDTVSASLRAVALMVAGMKPKEEKLSGALVDGYPTATDLADYLTGKGVPFRKAHGLTGKIVAYCLKEGKALEEVSLEELRRFSEEIGSDVFLHLSPRQSVASKNVPGGTAPGRVSRQLRKALRKKR; from the coding sequence ATGTCACGGAAATTCTGGGATGGAAGATTTTCGGGAAAAACGAGCAGGTTTCTCGAGGAGTTTACCGCCTCGATCCAGAGCGATGTCAGGATGTATCGGGAGGATATCGAAGGAAGCATTGCTCATGTGAAAATGCTCGGACGGCAGGGTATCATCGCTGCAAAGGAGGCAAGGGCGATAGAGAGGGGCCTTCGTGAAATACTGAAGGAGTTCTCAGAAGGGAAAATAGAGGTCGACCCGTCCTCCGAGGATATTCATATGTATGTGGAAAGGGCGCTCCACGACAAAATTGGAGAGGTGGCGGGAAAGCTTCATACCGCCCGGTCGAGAAACGACCAGGTCGCGACTGACCTGAGGCTTTTTCTTGCAAGGGTTACCGATGAAATCGTGAATCTCGTCGAGGGGCTTCAATTGAAGCTGGCGGAGACGGGGTACAGATACCGCTCCGTCATAATGCCCGCATATACTCATCTTCAGAGGGCCCAGCCCGTCCTCTTTGCACACCACCTCCTCGCGTATTACGAGATGCTTGCCCGGGACAGGGAGCGGTTCTTCCAGGCCAAGGAGAGAATCCTCACGCTGCCCCTTGGCTCTGCCGCCTGCACCGGCACGAGCTTCAACATCGACAGGGACTACGTGAGAAGGGAGCTCGGCTTTCGCAAGATAACCGAAAACAGCGTCGACGCCGTATCGGACAGAGACTTTGTGCTCGAGTTTCTCTTTACCTGTTCGGTCCTCATGATGCACCTCTCCCGCCTCTGTGAGGAGATTGTGATCTGGTCGAGCAGCGAGTTCGGCTTCATTGAGCTGCCCGATGATCTCTGCACGGGGTCATCCATAATGCCTCAAAAGAAAAATCCCGACATGGCTGAACTCGTGCGGGGCAAGACGGGAAGGGTCTACGGCAGCCTCGTTTCCCTTTTGACGGTCATGAAGGGCCTGCCGCTATCTTACAACCGTGACCTCCAGGAGGACAAGCCCCCCCTGTTCGATACCATAGACACCGTTTCCGCCTCGCTCAGGGCGGTTGCATTGATGGTTGCCGGTATGAAACCGAAGGAGGAGAAACTCTCAGGTGCCCTCGTGGACGGATACCCGACGGCAACGGACCTTGCAGACTACCTCACGGGAAAGGGGGTCCCCTTCAGAAAGGCACACGGTTTGACGGGGAAAATTGTCGCTTACTGCCTGAAGGAGGGAAAGGCTCTGGAAGAGGTATCGCTCGAGGAGTTGAGGAGGTTTTCCGAGGAAATCGGAAGTGATGTATTTTTGCACCTCTCGCCGAGGCAATCAGTGGCAAGCAAGAACGTGCCGGGGGGAACGGCGCCAGGGCGCGTTTCGCGGCAGCTCAGGAAAGCTTTGAGGAAAAAGAGATGA
- the lysA gene encoding diaminopimelate decarboxylase, translated as MDFFEYKRNRLYCEDIPVSKIVRDVGTPAYIYSLATLRRHFDVFDRAFDDVPHFVCYSVKANSNISIIKVFADMGGGVDIVSGGELYRSLKAGVKPSKIVYSGVGKKDWEIVLSLEKKILMFNVESWDELKNINAIAARMKVKAPVALRVNPDVDPKTHPYIATGLRQSKFGIDIDESLKLYKRAKKLKNIEIIGIDCHIGSQLTDVTPFVATVEIIAGFAKKLGKAGIDIRYIDIGGGLGITYRDERPPDPAEYAGAILSAIGDLGVTLILEPGRVLTGNAGILVTEVLYTKETREKNFFIVDAAMNDLQRPSLYGSYHEIVPLARGDRKTTVADVVGPICESGDFLARDREMPALRRGDLLAVFSSGAYGFVMASNYNSRPKAVEVLVDGASYEVIRERETLKDIVRGERISSFLKGR; from the coding sequence ATGGATTTTTTCGAGTACAAGAGAAACAGGCTGTATTGCGAGGATATCCCCGTTTCTAAGATCGTCCGCGACGTGGGGACTCCCGCGTATATTTACAGCCTTGCGACACTGAGAAGGCATTTTGACGTTTTTGACAGAGCTTTCGATGACGTTCCTCACTTTGTCTGCTACTCGGTCAAGGCCAACTCCAACATATCGATCATAAAGGTTTTTGCCGATATGGGGGGTGGTGTGGACATCGTCTCGGGCGGTGAGCTTTACCGGAGCCTGAAAGCAGGAGTCAAGCCGTCGAAGATCGTCTATTCCGGTGTTGGCAAGAAAGACTGGGAGATAGTGCTCTCCCTCGAGAAGAAAATTCTCATGTTCAACGTGGAATCGTGGGATGAACTGAAAAATATCAACGCAATAGCCGCAAGGATGAAGGTGAAGGCACCCGTTGCGCTCAGGGTCAATCCGGATGTGGACCCGAAGACCCATCCCTACATAGCCACAGGCTTGCGTCAGAGCAAATTCGGAATAGACATAGACGAATCGCTCAAGCTTTACAAGAGGGCCAAAAAGCTCAAAAACATCGAGATCATCGGTATCGATTGCCACATCGGCTCGCAGCTGACCGATGTCACGCCCTTTGTTGCCACCGTGGAGATCATAGCGGGGTTTGCAAAGAAGCTGGGAAAGGCCGGGATTGACATCCGGTACATCGACATCGGAGGCGGCCTGGGGATTACCTACCGGGATGAACGACCGCCGGATCCTGCCGAGTATGCAGGGGCAATCCTTTCTGCCATAGGCGATCTCGGCGTTACCCTCATACTCGAACCGGGAAGGGTCCTTACCGGGAATGCCGGAATACTCGTAACCGAGGTGCTCTACACCAAGGAGACGAGGGAGAAGAACTTTTTCATCGTCGATGCGGCGATGAACGATCTCCAGAGGCCGTCCCTTTACGGCTCATACCACGAGATCGTGCCCCTTGCGCGGGGGGATCGGAAAACGACCGTGGCAGACGTGGTGGGCCCCATCTGTGAATCCGGTGACTTTCTCGCCAGGGATAGGGAGATGCCGGCTCTAAGAAGGGGTGACCTGCTTGCCGTGTTCTCTTCTGGGGCCTATGGTTTTGTCATGGCTTCGAACTACAATTCGAGGCCGAAGGCGGTAGAGGTGCTCGTGGATGGGGCTTCTTACGAGGTAATCAGGGAGCGGGAGACACTCAAGGATATCGTCCGGGGTGAGCGGATATCCTCTTTTTTGAAAGGGAGATAA
- a CDS encoding diaminopimelate epimerase, with protein sequence MNIPFTKMNGSGNDFILIDGRTGLLDGMDRAEFSRKVCRRREAVGADGVIVIESSDRADFSWDFYNSDGSVAEMCGNGARCAARFAHMKRISGREMKFETLAGIISARVYGSIVKVKLTDPFDFVKMGTLKVDGNNYRFSFINTGVPHTVLVAADLQRADVEGLGRKIRFHRRFKSAGTNVNFIEVKEGVVHVRTYERGVEGETLACGTGSVACGIVAYHLGLTETPVRVQSKSGDKLDVDFIPLSEGARNVYLTGTTALVCEGKIKKEALT encoded by the coding sequence ATGAACATCCCTTTTACGAAGATGAATGGTTCGGGGAATGACTTTATCCTCATTGACGGGAGGACCGGACTGCTGGACGGGATGGACAGGGCCGAGTTTTCAAGGAAAGTCTGCAGACGCAGGGAAGCCGTCGGTGCCGATGGGGTAATCGTCATCGAATCTTCCGACAGGGCAGATTTTTCCTGGGATTTCTACAACTCAGACGGAAGCGTAGCCGAGATGTGCGGAAATGGCGCCAGGTGCGCTGCCCGCTTTGCGCATATGAAGAGGATCTCGGGGAGGGAGATGAAATTCGAGACACTCGCGGGGATCATATCGGCCAGGGTTTACGGATCCATCGTCAAGGTAAAACTGACAGACCCCTTTGATTTCGTCAAGATGGGGACGCTCAAAGTTGATGGAAACAATTATCGGTTCAGCTTTATCAACACGGGTGTTCCCCACACGGTTCTCGTTGCCGCTGACCTTCAAAGGGCCGATGTGGAGGGCCTGGGGAGAAAGATACGGTTTCACCGGAGGTTCAAAAGTGCCGGCACGAACGTGAACTTCATAGAGGTGAAAGAGGGCGTCGTCCACGTGAGGACCTACGAGAGGGGGGTCGAGGGGGAGACCCTCGCCTGTGGCACCGGTTCCGTTGCCTGCGGGATCGTGGCATACCACCTCGGGTTGACCGAGACTCCCGTCCGGGTTCAATCGAAAAGCGGAGATAAACTCGACGTTGATTTCATACCTCTCAGTGAGGGAGCCCGGAACGTGTACCTGACAGGAACGACAGCGCTGGTGTGCGAGGGAAAAATCAAGAAAGAGGCCTTAACCTAA
- a CDS encoding 4-hydroxy-tetrahydrodipicolinate synthase — translation MFQGTIVATVTPFKKGRVDFPALRKLINRQIQSGTDGIVPCGTTGESATLSYDEHKKVIEETVKAVKKRVPVIAGTGSNNTDEAIMLTKHAKKVGADGALVITPYYNKPTQEGMFQHYKKVADAARIPIIMYNVPSRTGVNMLPETVARLAKVKHIVGIKEASGDLNQVCEIIRTTPSSFSVLSGDDFLFYPMLCMGGKGVISVTSNVVPEEMAGIYDAFVAGDMEKAKRIHYRLMPLYASLFVETNPIPAKAALGMMRIIQPDVRLPLTPISAGGKKVVAGVLKALKIQ, via the coding sequence ATGTTCCAAGGAACAATCGTAGCGACAGTAACGCCGTTTAAGAAGGGGAGGGTGGATTTTCCGGCCCTGAGGAAATTGATAAACAGGCAGATACAGAGTGGGACCGACGGTATCGTTCCCTGCGGCACAACGGGAGAGTCAGCGACGCTCTCCTACGATGAGCACAAGAAAGTGATAGAGGAGACGGTGAAGGCGGTGAAGAAGCGGGTACCGGTCATCGCGGGAACAGGGTCCAATAACACGGATGAAGCCATCATGCTGACGAAACATGCGAAGAAAGTGGGTGCGGATGGTGCGCTGGTCATCACCCCCTATTACAACAAGCCAACCCAGGAAGGGATGTTCCAGCACTACAAGAAGGTGGCGGATGCAGCCCGGATACCGATCATTATGTACAACGTTCCGTCCCGCACCGGCGTCAACATGCTGCCCGAAACGGTTGCACGCCTTGCAAAGGTGAAACACATCGTCGGTATCAAAGAGGCGTCGGGGGACCTGAATCAGGTCTGCGAAATCATAAGAACGACTCCTTCGTCCTTTTCCGTCCTCTCGGGGGATGATTTTCTTTTCTACCCCATGCTGTGCATGGGAGGCAAAGGGGTTATCTCCGTCACCTCAAACGTCGTTCCGGAAGAGATGGCGGGTATTTACGATGCCTTTGTCGCCGGGGACATGGAAAAGGCGAAAAGGATCCATTACCGCCTCATGCCGCTGTATGCGAGCCTCTTCGTGGAGACAAACCCGATACCCGCAAAAGCCGCTCTGGGGATGATGAGGATCATCCAGCCTGACGTAAGGTTGCCCCTGACCCCTATTTCGGCGGGCGGCAAAAAGGTGGTTGCAGGGGTGCTCAAGGCTCTCAAAATTCAATAG
- a CDS encoding 4-hydroxy-tetrahydrodipicolinate reductase, with product MIKVLVAGAAGKMGRVLSRVILNECDDMQIVGALEADSSGYLGQDAGSLAGTIPAHVSVTSDFPEAARGASVMVDFTEAGASVANVRAAAESGLAVVVGTTGFTAGQKSEIEGYGKKIPLVLAPNMSVGVNLLFKVVRDVAKVLGRDYDVEMFEVHHRFKKDAPSGTAVRLGEIVADELGLTLDRDGVFGRRGIIGERKKDEIGVMTLRAGDVVGEHTVIFGGIGERVEITHRAHTRETFVRGAIRAIRWVMGREAGLYDMQDVLGIK from the coding sequence ATGATAAAGGTTCTCGTTGCAGGGGCTGCCGGGAAGATGGGCAGGGTTTTATCAAGGGTGATCCTGAATGAGTGCGACGACATGCAGATCGTCGGTGCCCTGGAGGCAGACTCGTCCGGATACCTGGGGCAGGATGCAGGGAGCCTCGCCGGGACGATCCCGGCCCATGTCTCCGTTACCTCCGACTTCCCGGAAGCTGCACGCGGCGCTTCTGTCATGGTCGACTTTACCGAGGCGGGTGCTTCCGTGGCAAATGTGCGGGCAGCGGCAGAATCCGGTCTGGCGGTCGTGGTGGGCACAACAGGATTTACTGCTGGACAGAAATCCGAAATCGAAGGATATGGAAAGAAGATTCCTCTTGTCCTGGCTCCCAACATGAGCGTGGGGGTCAACCTGCTTTTCAAGGTGGTCAGGGATGTTGCGAAAGTCCTGGGGAGGGACTACGATGTGGAGATGTTCGAGGTTCACCACCGGTTCAAGAAGGATGCCCCCTCGGGAACGGCCGTTCGGCTGGGGGAAATAGTTGCGGACGAACTGGGTTTGACACTGGATAGGGACGGTGTCTTCGGTCGGCGGGGTATCATCGGCGAAAGGAAAAAGGACGAAATCGGTGTGATGACTTTGAGGGCGGGGGATGTGGTAGGAGAACACACGGTGATATTCGGCGGAATCGGAGAGAGAGTCGAGATCACCCACCGGGCGCACACGAGAGAGACCTTTGTGCGGGGCGCAATAAGGGCGATCCGATGGGTGATGGGAAGAGAAGCGGGGCTGTATGACATGCAGGACGTGCTCGGGATCAAGTAA
- a CDS encoding DUF2437 domain-containing protein yields the protein MKILRFEKFGASKYGIFDPTSNQIRELSGTPYGSINLADPTHRIEDVKILPPTEGGKVIGVALNFRDHAKELGRKIPDEPLIFFKPNSALIGHGDNIILPKSCGRVDYEGELGVVIGRKGKSIPEDEARKYILGYTCFNDVTARDLQAKDTLFGRAKGFDTFAPAGPCVETDIEPDDLPIKVYVNGNLKQDGSTRKMIFDVYTLIAFISDIMTLYPGDMIATGTPPGVGALKPDDIVEVEIEGIGRLANKVAHFLETTES from the coding sequence ATGAAGATACTTCGTTTCGAAAAGTTCGGAGCCTCCAAGTATGGCATTTTCGACCCCACCAGCAACCAGATACGGGAGCTTTCGGGAACTCCCTACGGGAGCATCAATTTAGCCGATCCGACTCACAGGATAGAAGATGTGAAAATACTGCCGCCCACGGAAGGGGGGAAAGTCATCGGCGTTGCTTTGAACTTCCGGGACCACGCGAAAGAGCTGGGAAGGAAAATTCCCGATGAGCCCCTGATATTTTTCAAACCCAACTCTGCCCTGATTGGCCACGGCGACAATATCATTCTTCCCAAGAGCTGCGGGCGGGTCGATTATGAAGGGGAGCTTGGCGTGGTAATCGGGAGAAAGGGGAAGTCGATCCCCGAAGACGAAGCGAGAAAATACATTCTGGGATATACATGCTTCAACGATGTGACCGCGAGAGACCTGCAGGCGAAGGACACGCTCTTTGGAAGGGCCAAGGGATTCGATACCTTCGCTCCTGCAGGTCCCTGCGTGGAAACCGACATTGAGCCGGACGACCTCCCGATCAAAGTGTACGTCAACGGGAACCTGAAGCAGGATGGGTCGACGAGAAAAATGATATTCGATGTCTACACCCTCATCGCCTTTATCAGCGATATCATGACGCTTTATCCGGGTGACATGATCGCAACGGGGACGCCTCCGGGCGTGGGGGCTTTGAAACCTGACGATATCGTCGAGGTGGAAATTGAGGGCATCGGCCGGTTGGCCAACAAGGTGGCACATTTTCTGGAGACAACAGAATCATGA
- a CDS encoding aminotransferase class I/II-fold pyridoxal phosphate-dependent enzyme — MRDLAKRVKTLPPYLFAELDRKKELVMESGVDVIDLGVGDPDLPTPAFITGAMEKEVRKGENHRYPSYLGTIKFRTAVSDWYRKRFRVSLDPLTEAIALIGSKEGIAHFPLAFADPGDVVLVPDPAYPVYSIGTKFAGGRPYAMPLLSKNGFLPDYADIPEGVRKQAKILFLNYPNNPTAGVATKKFFRETVEFARAYDLIVCHDAAYTEIFYDNYIPPSFLQVPGAKKVGIEFHSLSKTYNMAGWRLGFAVGNRDLVGGLGKIKTNVDSGAFTAIQAASILALRRGDSSVVKLRRIYARRRDMLISGLREAGFDPHVPRASFYIWMPVPRGMGSSTFASMLLEKAGVVCTPGEGFGKQGRGYVRFSLTVPEKRLGEAARRIKTLRL; from the coding sequence TTGAGGGATCTTGCAAAGAGGGTGAAGACCCTGCCGCCCTATCTGTTTGCGGAGCTTGACAGGAAAAAGGAACTGGTAATGGAGAGCGGTGTTGATGTTATCGACCTGGGAGTCGGGGACCCCGACCTGCCCACGCCCGCTTTTATAACGGGGGCAATGGAAAAGGAGGTTAGGAAGGGCGAAAACCACCGGTACCCGTCTTACCTGGGCACAATAAAGTTCAGGACAGCTGTTTCTGACTGGTACAGGAAGAGGTTCAGGGTTTCTCTCGATCCTTTAACAGAAGCGATTGCCCTTATCGGCTCCAAAGAGGGGATTGCCCACTTTCCCCTTGCCTTTGCCGATCCCGGAGACGTGGTTCTCGTTCCCGATCCTGCCTATCCGGTCTATTCGATAGGAACGAAGTTTGCCGGGGGCAGGCCCTACGCCATGCCCCTGTTGAGCAAAAACGGATTTTTGCCCGATTACGCAGACATTCCTGAGGGGGTGAGAAAGCAGGCGAAAATCCTCTTCCTCAATTACCCGAACAATCCCACGGCCGGGGTTGCGACGAAGAAATTTTTCAGGGAAACCGTTGAGTTCGCGAGAGCCTACGATTTGATAGTGTGTCACGATGCCGCCTACACGGAAATTTTTTACGATAACTACATTCCTCCCAGTTTTCTCCAGGTTCCGGGGGCCAAGAAAGTAGGGATTGAGTTTCACTCCCTTTCCAAGACTTACAACATGGCCGGCTGGAGGCTGGGCTTCGCCGTCGGAAACAGGGACCTTGTCGGGGGCCTGGGAAAGATCAAGACAAATGTGGACTCAGGTGCCTTTACCGCAATTCAGGCGGCCAGCATTCTCGCTCTTCGCAGGGGAGACTCGAGCGTGGTGAAGCTGAGACGCATCTACGCCAGAAGGAGGGATATGCTCATCTCCGGGCTACGGGAAGCGGGGTTCGATCCTCACGTCCCCCGGGCATCGTTCTACATCTGGATGCCTGTTCCCCGGGGGATGGGGTCATCGACCTTTGCCAGCATGCTCCTGGAAAAAGCGGGAGTCGTCTGCACGCCCGGTGAGGGTTTTGGAAAACAGGGGAGAGGGTACGTGAGGTTTTCCCTCACGGTGCCGGAAAAGAGGCTGGGAGAGGCTGCCCGGCGGATCAAGACATTGCGATTGTGA
- the folK gene encoding 2-amino-4-hydroxy-6-hydroxymethyldihydropteridine diphosphokinase, with protein MTYFLIIGSNFRFPVSNVLSGVHALSRYGEVESRSSLYITEPVGRKYQTGFVNGAVKYLSDLKPDRLIRVLKEIEKNMGRRFSSAGIHRPLDIDVAAGEARIKSDLISIPHPGLPARRFMLLPLCELDPGFPGGEGGETFRELLDRCQDTSEVVRI; from the coding sequence GTGACCTATTTTCTGATCATCGGCTCAAACTTCCGGTTCCCGGTCAGCAATGTTTTATCGGGTGTTCATGCGCTGAGCCGGTACGGAGAGGTTGAGTCCAGATCGTCACTGTATATTACCGAGCCCGTTGGCAGAAAATATCAAACGGGGTTTGTAAATGGTGCGGTAAAATATCTGAGTGATCTGAAGCCTGATAGACTCATTCGGGTCCTGAAGGAAATTGAGAAGAACATGGGCAGACGCTTTTCATCGGCCGGAATCCACCGGCCCCTGGACATAGATGTTGCCGCAGGCGAGGCGCGCATAAAGAGCGATCTGATTTCAATCCCTCACCCCGGGCTTCCGGCGAGACGCTTCATGCTTCTGCCCCTGTGTGAACTGGATCCGGGATTTCCCGGCGGGGAGGGTGGAGAAACCTTCCGGGAACTGCTGGACAGATGCCAGGATACCTCCGAGGTAGTCAGGATATGA
- a CDS encoding tetratricopeptide repeat protein: MRRFAVTGGIVFFLVFAVVGCKEKSRPPAGPPASGFVDLNKYREAETLVKLLEKDPNNRRAWIRLGNIYFDTAQNEEAVVAYRKALDFEPGNADVRTDMGICLRRLGRTDEAIEAFKKSTVSNPRHYQSRYNLGLTLLHDKNDLQGAIDAWEGLLRAVPDFPGRERLALQVENLKQAKPLAETENQEQR, translated from the coding sequence ATGAGGAGATTTGCTGTTACGGGAGGGATAGTATTTTTCCTTGTTTTTGCAGTAGTCGGCTGCAAGGAGAAGAGCCGGCCGCCGGCAGGGCCTCCTGCGTCGGGTTTTGTCGATTTGAACAAATACAGGGAAGCGGAGACGCTCGTTAAGCTCCTGGAGAAAGATCCGAATAACAGGAGGGCCTGGATCCGGCTGGGCAATATTTACTTCGACACCGCTCAGAACGAAGAAGCGGTGGTGGCGTACAGGAAAGCGCTCGATTTCGAACCGGGGAATGCTGACGTCAGGACCGACATGGGAATCTGCCTGAGGAGGCTCGGACGGACCGACGAAGCGATCGAAGCGTTCAAGAAATCGACAGTGTCGAATCCGCGTCATTACCAGTCCAGGTACAACCTCGGCCTCACCCTCCTTCATGACAAGAATGACCTGCAGGGAGCTATCGATGCCTGGGAGGGGCTTCTCCGTGCTGTTCCCGATTTTCCGGGTAGGGAAAGGCTCGCCCTCCAGGTCGAAAACCTAAAGCAAGCCAAACCGCTGGCGGAGACGGAAAATCAGGAGCAAAGGTGA